In Campylobacter vicugnae, a genomic segment contains:
- a CDS encoding MFS transporter, which produces MRAEILIYYFCTGLTLCILYATQPIGPIFESELGISKTQAALFTTAIMTPLAFAGIFYGYLLEKIAIKNILVVAFLLLGISEIIFSFANSYFLLLNIRGFQGLLIPAVLTGIMSYISQISSKDNVASAIGIYIGVTIIGGFMGRALSGFFTDIFGWRPFFFIIGCVAIFASILLLKFSQNIKASYLKPRLIDIIHTLKLRHNLYIFLMIFGIFFTFQAMLNFIPFELARIDENYNSSKAGMLYIGYLIGVLVAFNTKKITALFRSPITAIIAGIITLIIAIQIFRIESFGLIFVAMVVFCLGNFIAHSIASGFVNKMATTHKGISNGLYVSFYYFGGALGSFIPGLIYMPFGWSAFLWFLSVISFISLIFILVIRDIKA; this is translated from the coding sequence ATGCGAGCTGAGATTTTAATATACTATTTTTGCACAGGACTTACACTATGTATTCTTTATGCAACCCAACCAATTGGTCCTATATTTGAAAGCGAACTTGGTATATCTAAAACTCAAGCTGCTCTATTTACTACTGCAATAATGACTCCACTAGCATTTGCTGGAATATTTTATGGCTATCTACTTGAAAAAATTGCTATTAAAAATATCTTAGTCGTAGCATTTTTACTTCTTGGTATTAGCGAGATTATTTTTAGCTTTGCTAATTCATACTTTTTATTATTAAATATTAGAGGATTTCAAGGGTTACTAATCCCTGCTGTGCTAACTGGAATAATGAGCTATATAAGTCAAATTTCATCAAAAGATAATGTAGCAAGTGCTATTGGTATATATATTGGAGTTACTATTATTGGTGGATTTATGGGGCGAGCATTAAGTGGATTTTTTACAGATATATTTGGCTGGAGACCATTTTTCTTTATTATTGGCTGCGTTGCTATTTTTGCTTCAATTTTACTACTTAAATTTAGCCAAAATATCAAAGCTAGCTATCTAAAACCACGATTAATAGATATAATCCATACTCTAAAGCTTCGTCATAATCTTTATATATTTTTAATGATTTTTGGGATATTTTTTACATTTCAAGCGATGCTTAACTTTATCCCATTTGAACTAGCTAGAATTGATGAAAATTATAATTCATCAAAGGCTGGAATGCTATATATTGGCTATTTAATTGGTGTTTTAGTTGCATTTAATACTAAAAAAATTACAGCTCTATTTCGCAGTCCAATAACTGCTATAATAGCTGGAATCATAACCCTTATCATTGCTATTCAAATTTTTAGGATCGAGAGTTTTGGACTTATTTTTGTAGCAATGGTAGTCTTTTGCCTTGGAAATTTTATAGCCCACTCTATTGCTAGTGGATTTGTAAATAAGATGGCTACAACGCATAAAGGAATCTCAAATGGGTTATATGTGAGCTTTTACTACTTTGGCGGAGCGCTTGGTAGCTTTATCCCTGGACTTATTTATATGCCTTTTGGTTGGAGTGCATTTTTGTGGTTTCTTAGCGTTATTAGCTTTATTTCATTAATTTTTATTTTGGTGATTCGTGATATCAAGGCTTAA
- a CDS encoding Mur ligase family protein: MSLAFIISIVAKFGFTIAFGYYLISALQWFSYKIKRVIFHYTKPMWHIYFVVLPLVAIAICPNLISLICISTIYILATIFWAYKLDKRVVITARVKRFFAFLIVGFGLFIFCPYSQNGLFHTLFSVIFALIFSAIGEKILAIRYKNKALEKLKSMPNLKIILVTASFGKTSIKNFIYDIASKELKTHKTPRSVNTLLGIIRDINEGLSSDTELYIVEAGARLRGDIDEIAKFINPQIVVIGQIGGAHLEYFGSIEGVRTTKLEALNSKRLIKSIAHSSTNLQGKSIIYDELVSNIKSNLDGIEFDMRLDDETHHFSAKLLGEFNSYNLAAALLASQAAGVKNLSLEHVKSIEHRLQRIDAGGKIIIDDSFNGNLNGMIASYKLVKEYNGRKILLTPGIIEGGNGVNSELSKVINEVFDIVVITSAINESELKEHLDRPEVIRLFDKSKMNEFLALHTMSGDLILFSNDAPSFI; this comes from the coding sequence ATGAGCCTAGCTTTTATCATTTCAATTGTGGCTAAATTTGGCTTTACTATCGCTTTTGGATACTATTTAATTAGTGCTTTGCAATGGTTTAGTTATAAGATTAAAAGGGTTATTTTTCACTATACTAAGCCAATGTGGCATATATATTTTGTTGTTTTGCCACTTGTAGCAATTGCTATTTGTCCAAATTTAATATCTTTAATCTGTATTAGTACTATTTATATTTTAGCTACTATCTTTTGGGCGTATAAATTAGATAAAAGAGTTGTAATAACTGCTAGAGTAAAGAGATTTTTTGCTTTTTTGATTGTAGGATTTGGACTTTTTATTTTTTGTCCTTATAGTCAAAATGGGCTATTTCATACGCTTTTTAGCGTAATATTTGCTCTTATATTTAGTGCTATTGGTGAGAAAATATTGGCTATAAGATATAAAAATAAAGCCCTTGAAAAGCTAAAATCTATGCCAAATTTAAAGATTATCTTAGTAACTGCAAGTTTTGGTAAAACTAGTATAAAAAATTTTATTTATGATATTGCTAGTAAGGAGCTAAAGACTCACAAAACTCCACGCAGTGTAAATACTCTACTTGGAATTATTCGCGATATTAACGAAGGCTTAAGTAGTGATACAGAGCTTTATATTGTCGAAGCTGGTGCTAGACTTAGGGGCGATATAGATGAGATAGCTAAATTTATCAATCCGCAAATTGTAGTTATCGGGCAGATTGGTGGAGCGCATTTAGAGTATTTTGGCTCTATTGAAGGGGTAAGAACAACAAAGCTAGAAGCATTAAATTCAAAACGCCTAATCAAATCCATAGCACATAGTTCTACAAATTTACAAGGTAAATCTATAATTTATGATGAGCTTGTAAGCAATATCAAAAGTAATCTTGATGGGATTGAGTTTGATATGAGATTAGATGATGAAACTCACCACTTTAGTGCAAAATTACTAGGTGAGTTTAATAGCTATAATCTTGCTGCTGCGTTACTAGCTTCACAGGCTGCTGGTGTTAAAAATCTTAGTTTAGAGCATGTAAAAAGTATAGAGCATAGACTTCAAAGGATAGATGCTGGTGGTAAGATTATAATTGATGATAGCTTTAATGGTAATCTAAATGGAATGATAGCAAGCTATAAGCTTGTAAAAGAGTATAATGGGCGAAAAATTCTACTAACTCCAGGTATAATAGAGGGTGGAAATGGAGTAAATAGCGAGCTTTCAAAAGTGATTAATGAGGTTTTTGATATAGTAGTAATTACAAGTGCGATAAATGAATCTGAATTAAAAGAGCATTTAGATAGACCTGAGGTTATTAGGTTGTTTGATAAGTCTAAGATGAATGAATTTTTAGCCTTGCATACTATGAGTGGGGATCTGATTTTATTTAGTAATGATGCGCCAAGTTTTATTTAA
- the flgB gene encoding flagellar basal body rod protein FlgB: MYAGFSTSKSKQLVDSALSSRVTRNQLIASNIANIDTPFYKAKDIDFETALIEKRKEVYKLGSNEPKLELARTNDKHFASIDFPSSKIPTIYLRDGHMARNDANTVDLDIETSEMSKNVLMIQALDSASKKHGDIFKSVIDASSKI, from the coding sequence ATGTATGCAGGTTTTAGTACTAGCAAGTCAAAACAGTTAGTTGATTCAGCTCTTAGTAGCAGAGTTACTCGTAATCAGTTAATCGCTAGTAATATTGCAAATATCGATACTCCTTTTTACAAAGCTAAAGATATTGACTTTGAAACTGCCTTAATAGAAAAAAGAAAAGAGGTCTATAAATTAGGCTCAAATGAGCCAAAGCTAGAACTTGCTAGAACAAATGATAAGCATTTTGCATCTATTGATTTTCCATCTTCAAAGATACCAACTATATATCTAAGAGATGGCCACATGGCTAGAAATGATGCTAATACCGTTGATTTAGACATTGAAACTAGCGAAATGAGTAAAAATGTTTTAATGATTCAAGCACTAGATTCGGCTAGCAAAAAACATGGCGATATCTTTAAAAGCGTAATAGACGCAAGCTCAAAAATCTAA
- the aat gene encoding leucyl/phenylalanyl-tRNA--protein transferase codes for MKSIFPNPITAPKDEPLAYGGDLSSEVLIDAYTHGIFPWPYDGVIFWHSPDPRAIFYPQNIKIQKSLRPFLRDYRVKFDYNFANFINFCKIQREIKEPTWIDQNVVDSYIKMHELGYAHSVEVYHQDRLIGGLYGLIFGKIFCGESMISVGKNASKVALITLAKALSKYDFIIDAQVMNSHLEFLGAQNIARDEFLSLLKIKSNQPSGFAKFKDLEPNLE; via the coding sequence ATGAAATCTATTTTTCCAAACCCTATTACTGCGCCAAAAGATGAGCCACTAGCTTATGGCGGCGATCTTAGTAGCGAGGTTTTAATCGATGCATATACTCATGGGATATTCCCTTGGCCATATGATGGAGTCATATTTTGGCATAGTCCAGATCCAAGAGCTATATTTTATCCTCAAAATATTAAAATTCAAAAGAGTTTGCGACCATTTTTAAGGGATTATAGAGTTAAATTTGACTATAATTTTGCAAATTTTATCAATTTTTGTAAAATACAAAGAGAGATCAAAGAGCCAACTTGGATAGATCAAAATGTTGTAGATAGCTATATTAAAATGCATGAGTTAGGCTATGCTCATAGTGTAGAAGTATATCATCAAGATAGGCTTATTGGTGGGCTTTATGGGTTGATTTTTGGTAAAATTTTTTGTGGTGAGAGCATGATAAGCGTAGGTAAAAATGCCTCTAAAGTCGCTCTAATAACATTAGCAAAAGCTTTATCAAAGTATGATTTTATCATCGATGCACAGGTAATGAATTCTCATCTTGAGTTTTTAGGAGCTCAAAATATAGCTAGAGATGAGTTTTTATCACTTTTAAAGATTAAGTCAAATCAGCCTAGTGGATTTGCAAAATTTAAAGATTTAGAGCCAAATTTGGAATAA
- a CDS encoding phosphoribosyltransferase, whose translation MTYYDFSSFEHDAKILAKRARYEFNPEAILGIARGGLTLAHFLANALDIRDCFSLNSIHYENTTKLDTIKIYNIPDLSKFKRVLITDDIIDSGESMVAIKKEINRLYPNLEIAVATIFYKPKALMLPNFTIKEADDWIEFFWDLSLE comes from the coding sequence ATGACATATTATGATTTTAGCTCATTTGAACATGATGCCAAAATTTTAGCCAAAAGGGCTAGATATGAATTTAATCCAGAGGCTATTTTAGGTATTGCTAGAGGTGGATTAACTCTAGCTCACTTTTTAGCAAATGCGCTTGATATTAGAGATTGTTTTAGTCTAAACTCTATACATTATGAAAATACTACAAAACTAGATACTATCAAAATCTACAATATCCCAGATCTAAGCAAATTCAAAAGAGTATTAATTACAGATGATATTATCGATAGTGGTGAATCTATGGTAGCTATCAAAAAAGAGATCAATAGATTATATCCAAATTTAGAGATTGCTGTAGCTACTATATTTTATAAGCCAAAAGCTTTGATGTTACCTAATTTTACTATCAAAGAAGCTGATGATTGGATTGAGTTTTTTTGGGATTTAAGCTTAGAATAG
- a CDS encoding glycosyltransferase family protein translates to MISRLNLFWLFIALALNSALLIFSMSGLSISYYEAQIYYSNSNLGLMLRYISSIFGSSEVCLRAIFLILHIANSLLIYAISLKILKRQSDCVITSILYMFLPGVLVSALIISQATIAIFFTLIIIFLEQRSQKALMGVTLAITMLFSEPFIALYLAIMLFGIFNRDKKMALLGILCCIAWYYLNGLEASGKPRGYFLDSMAIFAAVFSPLLFIYFIYTLYRICIKEKKTFLWFISTTAIGVCMLLSMRQRVDLEIFLPFCVIFVPVMVRVFFTSYRSRLPRFRTIHKIITIIVLAILAINSLTIIFHQYLYLFLDKPSHHFAYKYDIAKELANELKNRKINKITTNSALAIRLKFYGIESGGSYTLSQKQQKSCQTIKISKFDKTIATFYLCKK, encoded by the coding sequence GTGATATCAAGGCTTAATCTATTTTGGCTTTTTATAGCCCTAGCTTTAAACTCAGCTCTTTTAATCTTTAGTATGAGTGGATTAAGCATTAGCTATTATGAAGCACAAATCTATTATAGTAACTCAAATTTAGGTCTAATGCTAAGATATATTAGCTCCATATTTGGCAGTAGCGAGGTTTGTCTTAGAGCTATATTTTTAATCTTGCATATTGCTAATTCACTCTTAATATATGCCATCTCACTTAAAATATTAAAACGCCAAAGCGATTGTGTAATAACATCAATTTTATATATGTTTTTACCTGGAGTTTTAGTTAGTGCATTGATAATCTCTCAAGCTACTATTGCTATATTTTTTACACTTATTATTATATTTTTAGAACAGCGTTCTCAAAAAGCTTTAATGGGTGTAACATTAGCTATTACAATGCTATTTAGTGAGCCATTTATTGCTCTATATCTTGCAATTATGCTATTTGGAATATTTAATAGAGATAAAAAAATGGCACTCCTTGGTATATTATGTTGTATAGCCTGGTATTATCTAAATGGCCTTGAGGCTAGCGGCAAACCGCGTGGATATTTCTTAGATTCTATGGCTATATTTGCAGCTGTTTTTTCACCTTTACTTTTTATCTATTTTATCTATACTTTATATAGAATTTGCATTAAAGAGAAAAAGACTTTTTTATGGTTTATTAGCACTACTGCAATTGGCGTTTGTATGTTGCTTTCTATGCGTCAAAGGGTTGATTTAGAGATATTTTTGCCATTTTGTGTAATTTTTGTGCCAGTTATGGTGCGTGTATTTTTTACCTCATATCGCTCAAGACTTCCTCGCTTTAGAACCATACACAAAATTATTACTATTATTGTTTTGGCTATCTTGGCTATAAATAGTTTAACCATTATATTTCATCAATATTTATATCTCTTTTTAGATAAGCCTAGCCATCATTTTGCCTACAAATATGATATAGCAAAAGAGCTAGCCAATGAGCTAAAAAACAGAAAAATTAATAAAATTACTACCAATTCAGCCTTAGCTATTAGACTTAAATTTTATGGCATAGAAAGTGGTGGTAGCTATACCCTAAGCCAAAAACAACAAAAATCTTGTCAAACTATCAAAATATCTAAATTTGATAAAACCATTGCGACATTTTATCTATGCAAAAAATAA
- the fliE gene encoding flagellar hook-basal body complex protein FliE yields MNINNISNLNPIEQKSNKSTNLTDQSFSDILNKTLGELNDVQQKADKAVADLATGEVKDLHQAAIAIGKAETSMKLMLEVRNKAISAYKEIARTQL; encoded by the coding sequence ATGAATATTAATAATATATCAAATTTAAATCCGATAGAACAAAAAAGCAATAAAAGTACAAATTTAACAGATCAAAGCTTCTCTGATATCTTAAATAAAACTCTAGGTGAGTTAAATGATGTTCAACAAAAAGCTGATAAAGCAGTAGCTGATCTAGCAACTGGTGAAGTAAAAGATCTACATCAAGCTGCAATTGCAATTGGCAAGGCAGAGACAAGTATGAAATTAATGCTAGAGGTAAGAAATAAAGCCATAAGTGCATATAAAGAGATAGCAAGAACACAGCTATAA
- the mqnE gene encoding aminofutalosine synthase MqnE, whose product MMNLIDKLEKSQRLEFDDAIRLYDLDLFTLGKYANKIREAKNGKKVYFNINRHINPTNLCADVCKFCAFSSHRQSAEKSYTMSYEQIIEAVDKSVLNGAKEIHIVSAHNPNVSWQWYLEIFKMIKDKYPNLHIKALTAAEVDYLHRKHGLSYEEVIEKMIEYGVDSMPGGGAEIFDEGIRAEICKGKVSSDNWLKIHSLWHQKGRQSNATMLFGHIESKEHRIDHILRIRSLQDSSLALNNGGGFNAFIPLVYQRDNNYLKNIPFLGSVEILKTMAISRILLDNINHIKAYWATSTLNLALVAQEFGADDLDGTIEKESIQSSAGAASKNGKSQKEFIELIQTSGFIPVQRDSLYNELIIYN is encoded by the coding sequence ATTATGAATTTAATAGATAAATTAGAAAAATCTCAAAGATTGGAATTTGATGATGCTATCAGGCTTTATGATTTAGATCTATTTACTCTAGGTAAATATGCCAATAAAATCAGAGAAGCTAAAAATGGTAAAAAGGTATATTTTAATATAAATCGCCATATAAATCCAACTAATTTATGTGCTGATGTGTGTAAATTTTGCGCCTTTTCATCTCATAGACAAAGTGCTGAGAAGAGTTATACAATGAGCTATGAGCAGATTATTGAAGCAGTAGATAAAAGCGTATTAAATGGAGCCAAAGAGATACATATAGTCTCTGCTCACAATCCAAATGTATCATGGCAATGGTATCTAGAGATATTTAAAATGATAAAAGATAAATATCCAAATTTACACATAAAAGCACTTACTGCAGCAGAGGTGGATTATCTACATAGAAAACATGGCTTAAGCTATGAAGAAGTGATAGAAAAAATGATAGAGTATGGTGTAGATAGTATGCCTGGTGGAGGAGCTGAAATATTTGATGAAGGCATTAGAGCTGAGATCTGCAAAGGCAAAGTAAGTAGCGATAACTGGCTTAAAATTCACTCTTTATGGCATCAAAAAGGTCGCCAAAGTAACGCTACAATGCTATTTGGGCATATAGAGAGTAAAGAGCATAGAATTGATCATATTCTTAGAATACGCTCACTTCAAGATAGCTCCTTAGCGCTTAATAATGGCGGTGGATTTAATGCTTTTATCCCATTAGTTTATCAAAGAGATAATAATTATCTAAAAAACATACCATTTTTAGGCTCGGTTGAGATATTAAAGACAATGGCAATTAGCAGAATCTTGCTTGATAATATAAATCATATCAAAGCATACTGGGCTACTTCTACTTTAAATTTAGCTCTTGTAGCACAAGAATTTGGTGCTGATGATCTAGATGGAACGATAGAAAAAGAAAGTATTCAAAGCAGTGCTGGAGCAGCAAGTAAAAATGGTAAAAGTCAAAAAGAATTTATAGAGCTAATTCAAACAAGTGGATTTATACCAGTTCAAAGAGATAGCCTATATAATGAACTTATAATATACAATTAG
- a CDS encoding peptidoglycan D,D-transpeptidase FtsI family protein, which produces MNQNSSQSKVYIVFILIILGISIFLTVIFYRSSIERRLPKLQSSDYTSAMRGSILSQDGFSLASSQKLFKAMVDTRNIDPNKKELFIKLYTLYSGDDPKKIRKILAKKGLVTLSYEIDAKGAAYLKELARKLYRNKVFIAYQDPKTGIVSTQGMSIVESGEKRLYMASDALTPTIGYIKKIEIDGITKVEGVKGIEKVYDNLLSSTQDELTKGPRDLANTIILSKDAELSRRIDGYNVVLNIPLKLQKILEKMATAKMNELIAKEVIIGVMEAKTGAIISLVSTSRYNPSSITKKDYQSLNSTASEYAYEMGSVMKPFIFSLLLKAGKIDPLEIINVYGGKYKLGKRVITDSHKNDILSAQDIIVESSNVGMIQIVDRLNEFEIYNGLLDFGFSRKTGIDLSYEQVGNMPSISKLKNKVYKSTISYGYGLQATFIQLLSAYNAITNDGVMITPRIANHLEKNSKTYKYKEQERTQVLPKSSAQKMKEILVKVVESPNGTAKRTKIPGLIIGGKTGTAHIAASGGYSDKRYNANFFGFVRDKNGKEYTIGVLVREPMRPYPYYYASWSALPIFKSTVELMIENGYLTPAKIETKQTKNKDTDIILD; this is translated from the coding sequence ATGAATCAAAATAGCAGCCAGAGCAAGGTATATATAGTATTTATATTAATAATACTTGGTATCTCTATATTTTTAACAGTTATATTTTATCGCTCCAGTATCGAAAGAAGACTTCCAAAACTCCAAAGTAGTGATTACACAAGTGCTATGCGAGGCTCTATCTTGAGCCAAGATGGATTTAGTTTAGCTAGTAGCCAAAAATTATTTAAAGCTATGGTAGATACTAGAAATATTGATCCAAATAAAAAAGAGTTATTTATAAAATTATATACTTTATATAGTGGCGATGATCCCAAAAAAATTAGAAAAATCCTAGCAAAAAAAGGCTTAGTAACTCTATCATATGAGATTGATGCCAAGGGTGCTGCATATCTAAAAGAGTTAGCTAGAAAGCTATATAGAAATAAAGTATTTATCGCTTATCAAGATCCAAAAACAGGTATAGTATCAACTCAAGGAATGAGTATCGTAGAAAGTGGAGAAAAAAGACTATACATGGCAAGCGATGCTCTAACTCCAACTATAGGCTATATCAAAAAGATTGAAATAGATGGTATTACAAAAGTTGAAGGAGTAAAAGGAATTGAAAAAGTATATGATAACTTGTTATCCTCTACTCAAGATGAGTTAACAAAAGGACCAAGAGATCTAGCAAATACAATTATTCTAAGTAAAGACGCTGAGCTATCTCGCCGTATTGATGGATATAATGTAGTTTTAAATATTCCATTAAAACTACAAAAAATATTAGAAAAAATGGCCACAGCAAAGATGAATGAACTAATTGCTAAAGAAGTTATAATAGGCGTTATGGAGGCTAAAACTGGAGCTATAATTTCATTAGTTTCTACCTCTAGATATAATCCATCAAGTATCACTAAAAAAGATTACCAATCACTAAATTCAACAGCAAGCGAATACGCCTATGAGATGGGTTCAGTTATGAAGCCATTTATCTTTTCCCTACTTCTTAAAGCTGGCAAAATCGACCCATTAGAGATTATAAATGTCTATGGAGGTAAGTATAAATTAGGCAAAAGAGTTATCACAGATAGCCATAAAAACGACATTCTAAGCGCTCAAGATATAATAGTAGAATCCTCTAATGTCGGTATGATACAAATAGTAGATAGATTAAATGAATTTGAAATTTACAATGGGTTATTAGATTTTGGTTTTTCTAGAAAAACTGGAATTGATCTAAGCTATGAACAAGTGGGAAATATGCCATCAATCTCTAAGTTAAAAAATAAAGTATATAAATCAACAATAAGTTATGGCTATGGATTACAAGCTACTTTTATCCAGCTTCTCTCAGCCTATAATGCTATTACAAATGATGGCGTAATGATTACTCCGCGTATTGCAAACCACTTAGAAAAAAACTCTAAAACATACAAATATAAAGAGCAAGAAAGAACTCAAGTCTTACCAAAATCAAGCGCTCAAAAGATGAAAGAGATATTAGTAAAAGTCGTAGAAAGTCCAAATGGTACGGCTAAAAGAACTAAAATTCCAGGCCTAATAATTGGCGGCAAAACTGGAACCGCACACATAGCTGCAAGTGGAGGTTATAGCGATAAACGATATAATGCTAACTTTTTTGGATTTGTTCGTGATAAAAATGGCAAGGAATATACTATTGGCGTATTAGTGCGTGAACCGATGAGACCATATCCATATTACTATGCATCATGGAGCGCACTTCCAATATTTAAATCTACAGTTGAGTTAATGATAGAAAATGGCTATCTAACTCCTGCAAAAATAGAGACAAAACAGACAAAAAACAAAGATACAGATATAATATTAGACTAA
- a CDS encoding NCS2 family permease: MDIFKLKQNNTTVKTELNAALTTFLAMLYIVPVNALILSDAGMPKDALLVATALITIIATIFNGLWANTPVALSTGMGLNAYFTYSMVIGMQIPWQTALGAIFISSAIFTILSFTNFRLWIIKNIPLDLRCAISAGIGAFICFIGLSQMGLIVASPATKVAIGNISDPKVLVGVIGIIFMILFWTLKLRGGFVLAIAVTSIGAWIFGIYETPKEIISIPVSIAPIFGELDILSALKISLLPAVLTLFVTHLFDSIGTLTGVGNRANLFTHADGEKKLAKNLESDAIASMGGAVIGTSTITAFAESASGVEAGGRTGLTAVFIGIFFIFTLFFLPLFGSIPANAIYPVLVMVGILMFSELGKINYKDPAICVSTFLTVILMPLTYSITIGLSVGFISYFIIKLALRKWEDLNLGVITLAIISLFAFIASSAPNLFKSIIGG, encoded by the coding sequence ATGGATATATTTAAACTCAAACAAAACAATACAACTGTAAAAACCGAGCTAAATGCAGCTCTTACTACATTTTTGGCTATGCTTTACATAGTTCCAGTTAATGCGCTTATCTTAAGCGATGCTGGTATGCCAAAGGACGCCTTATTGGTAGCAACTGCACTTATTACTATCATAGCAACTATATTTAATGGCTTATGGGCTAACACACCAGTAGCGCTAAGTACTGGAATGGGATTAAATGCTTACTTTACATATAGCATGGTAATTGGTATGCAAATTCCATGGCAAACTGCACTTGGAGCAATATTTATAAGTTCAGCCATATTTACAATTTTAAGCTTTACAAACTTTCGCCTTTGGATTATCAAAAATATCCCGCTAGATCTTAGATGTGCCATTAGTGCTGGTATTGGCGCATTTATATGTTTTATTGGTCTATCTCAAATGGGCTTAATAGTTGCTAGTCCAGCTACTAAAGTTGCTATTGGCAATATTAGCGATCCTAAAGTTTTAGTTGGTGTTATAGGGATTATATTTATGATACTATTTTGGACTTTAAAACTGCGTGGCGGATTTGTTTTAGCAATTGCTGTAACATCAATTGGAGCATGGATATTTGGAATTTATGAAACACCAAAAGAGATAATCTCAATACCTGTTAGCATTGCTCCAATTTTTGGGGAGTTAGATATTCTCTCAGCTCTTAAAATTTCTTTACTTCCAGCAGTTTTAACACTATTTGTTACTCACCTATTTGATAGTATTGGCACCCTTACTGGAGTTGGAAATAGAGCCAATCTATTTACACACGCTGATGGTGAAAAAAAATTAGCCAAAAATTTAGAAAGTGATGCAATAGCTAGCATGGGTGGAGCCGTTATAGGTACAAGCACAATTACAGCATTTGCAGAGAGTGCAAGCGGTGTAGAAGCTGGTGGCAGAACAGGACTTACAGCTGTATTTATAGGAATATTTTTTATATTTACCCTATTTTTCTTACCACTATTTGGCTCTATTCCAGCTAATGCTATCTATCCAGTGCTTGTAATGGTAGGTATTTTAATGTTTAGCGAACTTGGCAAAATCAACTACAAAGATCCAGCTATTTGCGTTTCAACATTTTTAACTGTGATATTAATGCCGCTTACATACTCTATTACAATAGGATTGAGCGTGGGATTTATATCATATTTTATTATTAAATTAGCACTAAGAAAATGGGAAGATCTAAATTTAGGCGTAATTACACTAGCTATTATTAGTCTATTTGCCTTTATTGCTAGTTCAGCACCTAATCTATTTAAATCAATAATTGGAGGCTAA
- the flgC gene encoding flagellar basal body rod protein FlgC: MAYLSDFDISGYGLSAQRFRMNVISSNIANANTTRTAEGGPYRRKEVVFKAIEFDQELNKQINAKNDFLENENPLDDPDAPRFPKPAISTVIVDKIVRDDKDFKIKFDPTHPDANEKGYVMLPNINPVIEMADLIEATRAYQANVSAFQSAKAIATSAIDMMKG; the protein is encoded by the coding sequence ATGGCATATTTAAGTGATTTTGATATTAGCGGATATGGTCTAAGCGCTCAACGCTTTAGAATGAATGTAATTAGCTCAAATATTGCTAACGCTAACACTACAAGAACAGCAGAAGGTGGTCCATACCGCCGTAAAGAAGTTGTATTTAAAGCGATTGAATTTGACCAAGAGCTAAATAAACAAATAAATGCTAAAAATGATTTTTTAGAAAATGAGAATCCTTTAGACGATCCAGATGCGCCAAGATTTCCTAAGCCTGCAATCTCTACAGTTATAGTAGATAAGATTGTTCGTGATGATAAGGATTTTAAAATCAAATTTGATCCTACTCATCCAGATGCAAACGAAAAAGGGTATGTAATGCTACCAAATATTAATCCAGTTATTGAGATGGCCGATTTAATAGAAGCAACAAGAGCATATCAAGCAAATGTATCAGCATTTCAAAGTGCTAAAGCGATTGCAACAAGTGCTATTGATATGATGAAAGGATAA